Proteins found in one Mucilaginibacter gracilis genomic segment:
- a CDS encoding DUF4249 domain-containing protein, which yields MKRTYIYVLLTIISLIALRCKKPYLPDATTTNYNYLVVDGAINSGADSTIIKLSRTVTLAAKTTTKPELKAIVTVQSDQNNTYNLTETTNGNYVAIGLNLDNSRKYRLSIKTTNGKTYLSDYVEVKNAPPIDSIGYTMNSDGITVYNNAHDATNNTRYYRWSYQETWQFQANYVSNYMPQQSTPTSITMVPRTADQQIFTCWASNSSSTILLGSTAKLSQDVIYQNAIIAIPSNSEKIGIKYSIILKQYALTTDAYNFWTMLKKNTEDLGSIFDSQPSAIQGNIHNTADATEPVIGYLSVGTVQSKRVFISKSSLPSSWLVAGTTQCSTIDTLYFSNPKSGSNDVKAALEVIPPLYIAIDAVLGGTQIKGYSRTSRLCGDCTLRGVNKQPAFWK from the coding sequence ATGAAGAGAACATATATATACGTTTTACTAACAATAATATCGCTTATAGCTTTAAGGTGTAAAAAGCCTTATTTGCCCGACGCCACTACTACCAACTATAATTATTTAGTTGTAGACGGCGCAATTAACTCGGGTGCCGATTCAACGATAATAAAACTGAGCCGCACCGTAACCCTTGCCGCAAAAACAACAACCAAGCCCGAATTAAAGGCAATAGTTACCGTGCAAAGCGATCAAAACAATACTTATAACCTAACAGAAACAACAAACGGTAATTATGTGGCTATAGGTTTAAATTTGGATAACTCGAGAAAGTATCGCCTAAGCATAAAAACAACAAACGGCAAAACTTACTTATCTGATTATGTTGAGGTAAAAAACGCACCGCCTATTGATAGCATTGGCTATACCATGAATAGCGATGGCATAACTGTGTATAATAACGCCCATGATGCCACTAACAACACCCGCTATTACCGTTGGAGTTACCAGGAAACGTGGCAGTTTCAGGCTAATTACGTATCTAATTACATGCCGCAACAATCAACTCCAACCAGTATAACCATGGTTCCGCGCACTGCCGATCAGCAGATATTTACGTGCTGGGCAAGCAATTCCTCAAGTACCATATTATTAGGCTCAACAGCCAAATTATCGCAAGATGTAATTTATCAAAATGCAATAATAGCAATCCCTTCAAACTCCGAAAAAATAGGTATAAAATACAGCATCATTTTAAAACAATATGCACTTACCACCGACGCTTATAACTTTTGGACCATGCTAAAGAAAAATACCGAAGACTTAGGCAGTATTTTTGACTCGCAGCCAAGTGCTATTCAAGGAAACATCCACAATACTGCAGATGCCACCGAACCTGTAATTGGATACCTTAGTGTTGGTACGGTTCAAAGCAAAAGAGTGTTTATAAGTAAAAGTAGCTTGCCCTCCAGTTGGCTTGTGGCGGGTACAACACAATGCAGTACAATAGACACGCTTTATTTTTCTAACCCAAAGAGTGGCTCCAATGATGTTAAAGCAGCTCTGGAAGTAATTCCGCCACTATATATCGCAATTGATGCTGTTTTGGGTGGAACACAAATTAAGGGTTATTCGCGAACCAGCAGATTGTGTGGCGATTGCACATTAAGAGGGGTAAATAAACAACCTGCATTTTGGAAATAA
- a CDS encoding Hsp20/alpha crystallin family protein — translation MSTITKSTAIPSVKSMMEDFWSPDRFFDKHIRERELLPAVNVRETKNHYQVELAVPGFKKNDFKIITENGFLTIAAESDEEKTEHKENYTRKEFSYSAFTRTFNLPDDVIEDNINASYHNGVLSLEIKKSGKQLTAKKQIKVD, via the coding sequence ATGTCAACAATAACAAAATCAACAGCTATTCCATCAGTAAAATCAATGATGGAAGATTTTTGGAGCCCGGATAGATTTTTTGATAAGCATATCCGCGAGCGCGAATTATTACCTGCCGTAAACGTGCGCGAAACAAAAAACCATTACCAGGTAGAACTTGCTGTGCCGGGTTTTAAAAAGAACGATTTTAAAATAATAACCGAAAACGGCTTTTTAACCATTGCCGCCGAAAGCGACGAAGAGAAAACCGAACATAAAGAAAACTATACCCGCAAGGAGTTTTCGTACTCGGCCTTTACACGCACTTTTAATTTACCCGACGATGTGATAGAGGATAATATTAATGCCAGTTACCATAACGGCGTTTTGAGCCTTGAAATAAAAAAATCGGGCAAACAGCTAACGGCAAAAAAACAAATTAAAGTTGATTGA
- a CDS encoding phosphotransferase enzyme family protein, which translates to MENDIEKDQNIIKLANNFTITGVIGGIKPFGSGHINDTYRICNADKNEPDFLLQRINHHIFKDVGALTDNILYVTNHIKNKLRLIPGADIDKQVLTLIKTGNNLFYHKDENGNYWRMYRFMQNTKSYDVVTTTRQAYQGGLAFGNFQTMLEDVDASKLTEIIPDFHNILFRLKQFEQAMSEDKFNRVKDVKPEILFINQHADGMAEIERMGKAGQLPLRVTHNDTKFNNVLLDENDVAQCVIDLDTIMPGYTAFDFGDAVRTIINRAPEDEADLEKIQLNMPLFKAFAEGFLSQTVQYMGAAEIRSLVKGVLLLPYMIGVRFLTDYLNGDVYYKVKFAGHNLQRARAQFQLVKKLEENYAELYAIVMQTVNDNKSSNGTEDLTS; encoded by the coding sequence ATGGAAAACGACATAGAAAAAGATCAAAATATTATTAAACTTGCTAATAACTTTACTATTACCGGAGTGATAGGAGGTATAAAACCCTTTGGTTCGGGACATATTAATGATACTTACCGCATTTGTAATGCTGATAAAAACGAGCCCGATTTTTTGTTGCAACGCATTAATCATCATATTTTTAAAGATGTTGGGGCTTTAACGGATAATATTTTATACGTAACCAATCACATCAAAAACAAGCTCAGGCTTATACCTGGCGCCGATATTGATAAACAGGTACTCACGCTAATAAAAACCGGTAACAATTTATTTTACCACAAGGATGAAAACGGCAATTACTGGCGCATGTACCGTTTTATGCAAAATACAAAAAGTTACGATGTGGTAACCACCACCAGGCAAGCCTACCAGGGTGGTTTGGCCTTTGGTAACTTCCAAACCATGCTTGAGGATGTTGATGCATCAAAACTGACTGAGATTATTCCGGATTTTCATAATATTTTGTTCAGGCTTAAACAGTTTGAGCAAGCCATGAGCGAGGATAAATTTAACAGGGTAAAAGATGTAAAGCCCGAAATTTTATTCATCAACCAACATGCAGATGGCATGGCCGAGATTGAGCGCATGGGCAAAGCAGGCCAATTACCGCTGAGGGTAACGCATAACGATACCAAGTTTAACAATGTTTTATTAGACGAAAATGATGTTGCCCAATGTGTGATAGACCTTGATACCATTATGCCCGGTTACACTGCTTTTGATTTTGGCGATGCCGTTAGAACCATCATCAATAGGGCACCCGAGGATGAAGCCGACCTTGAAAAAATACAATTGAATATGCCGCTTTTTAAGGCATTTGCCGAAGGCTTTTTGAGCCAAACCGTGCAATACATGGGTGCTGCCGAAATCCGCTCGTTGGTAAAGGGTGTGCTGTTGCTTCCTTACATGATTGGTGTACGTTTTTTAACCGACTATTTAAATGGCGATGTTTATTATAAAGTAAAGTTTGCCGGGCACAACCTTCAGCGTGCGCGGGCGCAGTTTCAACTGGTAAAAAAACTGGAAGAAAACTATGCGGAGTTATATGCCATTGTAATGCAAACCGTAAACGATAATAAAAGCAGTAACGGAACCGAAGATTTAACAAGTTAA